Part of the Prunus dulcis chromosome 8, ALMONDv2, whole genome shotgun sequence genome is shown below.
AATGAAGCCAGAGCTCATGTTGCAGAGCTGGAGGAAAGATTTAGATATGTTGAGGAGATTCTGAGGCATCAGGTCCAAGATTATGAGTCTAAGCTGAATGGCCTGCAAAATAATGTTGATCAGCTGAGGCAGAAGGCTGATTTCTGCGAGAGGAAATGGAAGGAGCAGGAGGCCTTGCATCAGGAGAAGGCCACTCGTTTGGAAGAGGTTTTGAGGCAGCTTGAGGAAGCTAACTCCAACCTTGCCAAGGTCACTCAAAGTCATGACATGGCCAGAACACGGATCGAAAAGCTGACTGGTCCCCTCACTCTGAACATGAAGCTCTACGATCAGGCTGAGGttgaagtgaagaagtttCAGCAGGATTGTGAAATGGATAGGATCCTTGGGGAAATAGAGAAGGAAGAGCGTGCGGAAAAAAGGATTGCTCTGACCACCGAGCTCAAGCTGAATGAGGACTTCCAAAACCCGAACCAGAAGAAGGAAGGTGGGGTCATCCCAACGCTGGAGCTAAACAAAGATGTTAGTAAGCAGGTCATAGAGGCCAAAGACGTCGATGGAGGAGTGAAGGCCCATAATCCTTTGACGTTCTGGACAGTTTGCAGTAGCTGCAAATATCAATATGAGTATGGCAGGGTTTATGTAAATTGTCATCTACGCTGCAGTAGATGTCGAGCAGGTTTTCTGGCTTTAGAAAATTGTCGACCACCTCCAATTGTAAGTCATCCAGTAACTCTTCTGACCAGCAACATAGGAGTTCAAGACACCTTGTTGATACGGGAAGTCAAGTAACTGCTAGTGGTAAGCCCCCGTATCCTGGAGCGGTCTCCCCAAAAGACCTTGGAGGAAGCTGAAAAACCGGCAGAGACCTGGATGGAGAGGGATCCGATGATGCATTCCAGGATGAAGAAGCGGAGGCTTCGGGTGCTCTATCTTTGAGTTGGTTTAGAATGAGccaaaaagagagagggagagggagaagaggagggagggagggtTACATATTTCggaaacttttttgttttcttggccTATCTAACGGCAACGCTCTCCTAGCAAAGCCCTTTTTGTATGGTCAACTAGCAAACCCCTTTTTTATTACACTAATAGCGGGATCTACACAAATACAACCACAGCATTATCAAATATCTGTCAACACAAAAATATGCCGTcgtcaagtttttttttatagaaataaCTTTAACTTTTCTGCATGTTTAGAGTTATTGTGACTAATGAATTCATCCGAAATACATCGATCTGTGAACagatttcatatttaaaattgGGTGTATTGAGAAATATTAAGTCTCTTAAACCCACCGTcgtggctttttttttttttttttatggcgTGGGTTTTCCGACCGAGACCAATCTccgagaaagaaaaaaaatctgcaaAACAATGACACACAAGATGGAAAAtgaggaaaatgaaaagaaaaaaaggtggCAGATACATGAGACAATAATATTCTATTTCCTTTGCTCGCCCCAAGCAAGCTCATTTGCCTTTTTCCAGGGGTTTTACTTTCACCAACTCACTGAGTCACTCTGACTCGCCGCGTTCTCTACGCCTTCCACAACCGATCACCACCTTCTCTGCCTCCGCCTCCTCAGGTACAAAGGAAATGACTTTCTCTTTCCAatggcttttcttttcttaaagtCTTTTGCTTGATGGATGGGGACCACTCTTAGCTTGTTTACTGAGTTTCTGTTCATGggaatttttgggtttatgaGCTCCAAGGCAAAGGGATCATTTCTGCATTGAATCTGCCATTTGTGAGAGtcttgtttttatattttgggtATGGTGGGGTGGGGGGGTTGACCTAGCTTTCCAAGGTCAGACATTaggaattttttaattatgcagatgctttatttattattattattttaataaaaaaagatggattcttttaattttattcccATTTTTACATGATGGGTTGATTTTGGTTTGCTTATATCCAACTTCAAAATGACCGAAATTTATTGTCACCGTGTACATGATGGGTTACAACCCATTTGGGGCCAATTTTAGATTTTATAACCATCAAGTCATTGTTTCTCTAGTCACTTTAATCAAAGCCACAAAAGGGTTTCAAGTATTTtcccttatttttaaataatgtcTTTCTCTTGTGTGAAAGTTCTGAGTCACTTAACTACATGTATTTGCATCCTAGCTTCTCACAATACATACTTCAATTTCCAGTTCCttatagatttttttaaagattacTTTTGGTGTTACCAATTGAAAAGTTGAATTACGCTTTTAGATAATGTAGCTAGTTAGTAGCTTTTTGAGATTACTACTTTCATCTGATGAGCATTTAACCTTCAGAATAATACTTATGAAATTAGTCGCTGAATGGTAAACACAACCTCTTCCTCTGAAATTCATTTCCTTTAATGCTCTTTCTATAGGCACATGCATTCTGTTTTTGTCATATTTATATCTCTAATGTTTGTAGATTATGTTACTTTAAATTGTTCTGAAAAACTTGTGTTGTCCTTCAGTGACCTTTTTCTACTTGAAACTCAAATCTGTATATATTCCATCggtataattaattagtctGCTTGTTTATACAAGGAATAACGTGATTCATGAGGAAGGCCACCAAATGAGCTCTTTGCACTCATATATTGAATCAGCCATGGTGAGCTTAAGAAGAAACAAACGCATGAGACTATGCACCGGTAAAAGTGGTCGAAATGTGCTATATCACATATGAATAAGTTTGGGCCTATTCGTACTAGTTTTAATCTGTATAAATCACCTCTCAATAGGTCTTAATCACTGACAGGAGTAATCTGATGCTTAATACATTAGGTTCTTGTTTATGCTTTAAGCTGTGTAACTTAGTGTTTAGCATGCTTATCCATATGAGTTTTCTGCTGTGTAACTCACCTGTCGGTGGTTGagataaattttcaatttttgtgaATAAGAATCTGGTTGAATaggttcttttttattcttaagTATATTCGCCAAATTGTACGTCTTTGCAGAGAGTTGTTCTGTTCTAGCTCCATTGCCAAGGGTTTGTGACAGGGGAACTGCTCCTCAAAATTCTACCCAAACAAAACCAGATAGTGTGCATTCAATGCCTTCAAATGATGTGAATCTGCCGGAGGGGGTAAGAATGGATTACCAATCAGTCCATGTTATTGTTTCACATGCATCAGATGGACCATTCTTTTCCTTAAAGGTTTTGTCTACTTGTTAAAGACACTTGTCAGGGCTCCTGAAGTTAAAGAAAATCTAAGACTCTATTTTGGAAGAACCAACTTGTTTTCTCTGGCTAGTTTAGTTTGTGTGAAGTACTCAGATATGATCAAAACACAATGTATTGATGTGTAAAATAATTACTAAGAGGTTTATATgccaaaatatattatttccaGA
Proteins encoded:
- the LOC117638751 gene encoding uncharacterized protein LOC117638751 isoform X1, whose product is MVSIRRSKRLRLHAESSVLAPVPRFCDKGTAPQNSTQTKPDTVQSIPSNDVNLPEGNATHTRASSEIISVLREPTAAERVLLGLLGPDDTRIMQEYNDGGLSQNLSHHALAACLHFATWLRENGESSLASREGNEARAHVAELEERFRYVEEILRHQVQDYESKLNGLQNNVDQLRQKADFCERKWKEQEALHQEKATRLEEVLRQLEEANSNLAKVTQSHDMARTRIEKLTGPLTLNMKLYDQAEVEVKKFQQDCEMDRILGEIEKEERAEKRIALTTELKLNEDFQNPNQKKEGGVIPTLELNKDVSKQVIEAKDVDGGVKAHNPLTFWTVCSSCKYQYEYGRVYVNCHLRCSRCRAGFLALENCRPPPIVSHPVTLLTSNIGVQDTLLIREVK